In one window of Corynebacterium incognita DNA:
- the nrdR gene encoding transcriptional regulator NrdR — MYCPFCHHQQSRVIDSRMADGGAAIRRRRECSSCKGRFTTVEKAVLLVVKRNGLAEPFSRDKLIRGVRRACQGREVSDDALKRLAQEVEETVRSHGSSQVNANEIGLAILEPLRELDEVAYLRFASVYKSFDSAEDFESEIRLMRRRAREGA; from the coding sequence TTGTATTGCCCGTTTTGTCACCACCAGCAGTCGCGAGTAATTGACTCCCGCATGGCGGACGGCGGTGCGGCCATTCGGCGCCGACGCGAATGCTCGTCGTGCAAAGGCCGGTTTACCACCGTGGAGAAGGCCGTCTTGTTGGTTGTGAAGCGTAACGGGCTTGCTGAGCCATTTAGCCGGGACAAACTGATCCGAGGCGTACGTCGCGCGTGCCAAGGGCGCGAGGTCAGTGATGACGCGTTGAAGCGTCTTGCCCAAGAGGTCGAGGAGACAGTGCGAAGCCACGGCAGCTCCCAGGTCAATGCGAATGAGATCGGGTTAGCCATTTTGGAGCCGCTGCGCGAGCTCGACGAGGTGGCTTATCTGCGCTTCGCGTCGGTGTACAAGTCCTTCGACAGCGCGGAGGATTTCGAGTCAGAGATTCGTCTCATGCGTCGCCGCGCCCGCGAAGGGGCCTAA
- a CDS encoding DeoR/GlpR family DNA-binding transcription regulator, translating to MYADERRRQIASLTAVEGRVNVSELARHFDVTPETIRRDLAALDDSGMLHRVHGGAVAAQNFHTAEEALDARLRSAPQAKAAIAEAALSFLPEAGGSIFLDAGSTVHSFASLIRLNNAASGLSVVSNSLPIALSLANVPDTTVQLLGGTVRALTQAVVGDIALRTMALLRADVAFLGTNAITLDNGLSTADPQEAAIKTTMVTNARKVVVLCDATKLGNDFLVNFASLDDVDVIITDSTAPTSFVQELRDKGIEVVVADPRAASYTILSDPISVHTIEARRLPR from the coding sequence ATGTACGCCGATGAGCGGAGGCGCCAGATTGCTTCGTTGACTGCAGTTGAGGGGCGCGTCAATGTCTCCGAATTGGCCCGGCACTTCGACGTCACTCCGGAGACGATCCGTCGCGACCTCGCTGCGTTGGATGACTCCGGCATGCTGCACCGCGTGCACGGCGGCGCCGTGGCGGCACAAAATTTCCACACAGCCGAGGAAGCCCTGGACGCCCGCCTCCGCTCCGCACCGCAGGCCAAGGCCGCCATCGCGGAAGCCGCGCTATCATTCCTTCCGGAGGCTGGCGGCAGCATCTTCCTCGACGCGGGCTCCACAGTCCACTCTTTTGCCAGCCTAATCCGGCTCAACAACGCGGCCTCTGGTTTGTCGGTGGTCTCTAATTCCCTACCGATCGCCCTGAGCCTGGCCAACGTGCCGGACACCACCGTGCAGCTGCTCGGCGGTACCGTGCGAGCGTTGACCCAGGCTGTTGTGGGCGACATCGCACTGCGGACGATGGCACTACTGCGGGCAGATGTTGCTTTCTTGGGTACCAACGCCATCACTTTGGACAACGGGCTGTCCACGGCCGATCCCCAAGAGGCAGCTATCAAGACGACGATGGTGACCAACGCCCGCAAAGTCGTGGTGCTATGTGACGCCACCAAACTAGGCAATGATTTCCTAGTCAATTTCGCGTCCCTTGATGATGTTGACGTCATCATCACCGACTCCACCGCACCTACGTCCTTCGTGCAGGAGCTGCGCGATAAGGGCATCGAGGTCGTCGTAGCTGATCCCCGAGCGGCCAGCTACACGATTTTGTCGGATCCAATATCTGTTCACACCATCGAGGCCCGACGGCTCCCCCGCTAG
- the hrpA gene encoding ATP-dependent RNA helicase HrpA, translated as MTSDNPATAPTRDTLFAELEHVSLVDARLFRRRLKKARSPQALQAIAGDIAKARRRVALVDAAVPTIEYPEQLPVSARKDDIAAAIAENQVVIIAGETGSGKTTQIPKICLELGRGRRGLIGHTQPRRIAARTVAERIADELDQKIGETVGYAIRFDDRVSDTTAVKLMTDGILLAEMQRDRFLNNYDTIIIDEAHERSLNIDFLLGYLKRLLPQRPDLKVIITSATIDPERFAEHFATATGEPAPIIEVSGRTYPVEIRYRPLEFEREGKIVDQDPLDGLCDAIAELMNEGPGDILCFFAGERDIRDAQEAIEGRRWKGVEVTPLYGRLSNQEQHRVFSPHSGRRIVLATNIAETSLTVPGIRYVVDTGTARISRYSTRTKVQRLPIEPISQASANQRSGRCGRVADGIAIRLYSEEDFASRPEFTDPEILRTNLASVILQMISLRLGAIEEFPFIQSPDHKSIRDGLALLSELGALDSPTPAAKEPATPRLTDVGKQLARIPVDPRMARMLVEGARNGCLGDVMVIVAAMTIQDVRERPQDMQAQADQAHARFKDKASDFVALLNLWDYIQDSRNELSGNAFRKRMKKEFLHYMRIREWFDLVRQLQDVSKQLGWVTAKDEVTARAPDAIHQSLLAGLLSNIGARDGNSKEFYGARGTKFLIFPGSALAKKPPEFVMAAELVETSRLWARDVAAIDPAWVEKLAAGLLKHNYSDPVWSTKRGAAMATQRSTLYGVTVVADRQVPYHRVDPVLARDMFIRHALIGGEWTTHHKFFHNNVRKLEEAAEIEDKIRRRGVIVDEDALFDFYDQRLPDSVTTSRNFDRWWKKKHRDAPDFLDFDPAALVEDSSATEAGEAFPDAVTRGSMRYELQYAFSPGDPHDGVTVLIPLPMLAGFDEEGWDWLVPGLREELVTELIRTLPKHLRRSLVPAPQFAQAALPKLIPYSGSITQQLADVLRSLGGSGVNASDFDLAKLPPHLRMNFAAINKKGKIVDADRDIAQLRARQAGSISSSVSKAVRRSSGATTTATATEWTQDTLGSVEETVTTKVDGHAITAYPGLEVTPQGIAKRIFPTKAAADASLFSANLTLLLKDTSVSAKQMTNGLPLQQRVAVDHYPHGGAAGLVTDAKVAAIRDEMVGAGGPARSPEDFELLKAKVKPTVPTQVRNTVVTLAPALVTYANLHKELASWEGPAIEDMQRQLEFLLPKNAVTVHGVRHLKHLPRYLQAMEIRLQEMNHDPDKDADRQDMVGEAYALLNNRLRQLPAGAEQSREVKDIRWMIEELRVSLFAQRLGTAHPVSLRRIDKAVAKLGR; from the coding sequence ATGACTTCTGACAACCCCGCCACCGCCCCGACCCGCGACACACTCTTCGCGGAACTTGAGCACGTCAGCCTTGTCGACGCCCGCCTGTTCCGGCGACGACTCAAGAAGGCGCGCTCGCCGCAGGCATTGCAGGCGATTGCTGGGGACATCGCCAAGGCGCGGCGTCGAGTAGCGCTTGTCGACGCCGCGGTGCCCACCATCGAGTACCCGGAACAGCTCCCAGTCAGCGCCCGGAAGGACGACATCGCTGCAGCCATCGCGGAAAACCAAGTGGTCATCATCGCTGGCGAGACCGGATCCGGTAAAACCACCCAGATTCCGAAGATTTGTCTGGAGCTGGGCCGAGGACGGCGCGGACTCATCGGGCACACCCAGCCCCGGCGTATCGCGGCGCGCACCGTCGCCGAACGCATCGCCGATGAACTCGACCAGAAAATCGGCGAGACCGTCGGCTACGCCATCCGCTTCGACGACCGGGTCAGCGACACCACCGCGGTCAAGCTAATGACCGACGGTATTTTGCTCGCAGAGATGCAGCGCGACCGTTTCCTCAACAACTACGACACCATCATCATCGATGAGGCACACGAGCGCTCCCTCAACATTGACTTCCTGCTGGGTTACCTCAAGCGGCTGCTGCCGCAACGCCCGGATCTTAAAGTCATCATCACCTCTGCGACCATTGACCCGGAACGCTTCGCAGAACACTTCGCCACAGCAACTGGCGAACCCGCGCCCATCATTGAGGTCTCTGGGCGCACCTACCCCGTGGAGATCCGCTACCGGCCACTGGAATTCGAACGCGAGGGAAAGATCGTCGATCAGGACCCGTTGGACGGGCTGTGCGACGCCATCGCGGAACTCATGAACGAAGGTCCCGGCGACATCCTGTGTTTCTTTGCCGGCGAAAGGGATATCCGCGATGCGCAGGAAGCCATCGAGGGCCGCAGGTGGAAAGGCGTCGAGGTCACCCCACTGTACGGCCGGCTGTCCAACCAAGAACAGCACCGCGTGTTTTCCCCGCACTCCGGGCGCCGCATCGTGTTGGCCACCAATATCGCCGAGACATCACTGACCGTGCCCGGTATTCGGTACGTGGTGGACACCGGCACTGCCCGCATTTCCCGCTATTCCACGCGCACAAAGGTCCAGCGCCTGCCCATCGAGCCCATCTCTCAGGCCAGCGCGAATCAGCGCTCTGGCCGCTGTGGCCGTGTGGCAGACGGCATTGCGATTCGTTTGTACTCGGAAGAAGACTTCGCCTCCCGCCCCGAGTTCACCGACCCGGAAATCCTGCGCACCAACCTCGCTAGCGTCATCCTGCAAATGATCTCGCTGCGCTTAGGGGCCATTGAAGAGTTCCCCTTCATCCAGTCCCCGGACCACAAGTCCATCCGCGACGGCCTCGCCCTACTCAGCGAGCTGGGTGCCTTGGACTCCCCCACGCCCGCCGCCAAGGAACCTGCGACGCCGCGTCTCACGGACGTCGGCAAGCAACTAGCCCGCATCCCCGTGGATCCTCGAATGGCGCGCATGCTGGTGGAAGGCGCGCGTAACGGCTGTCTGGGCGACGTCATGGTGATCGTGGCGGCCATGACCATCCAAGACGTGCGCGAGCGCCCCCAGGACATGCAGGCCCAGGCCGACCAGGCACACGCACGCTTCAAGGACAAGGCCAGTGACTTTGTCGCCCTCCTCAACCTCTGGGACTACATCCAGGATTCGCGCAACGAGCTGTCCGGCAACGCCTTCCGCAAGCGCATGAAGAAGGAATTCCTACACTACATGCGCATCCGGGAATGGTTTGATCTCGTGCGCCAATTGCAAGACGTATCCAAGCAGCTGGGTTGGGTGACTGCCAAGGACGAGGTCACCGCACGCGCCCCGGACGCGATCCATCAGTCACTGCTCGCTGGCTTGCTGTCCAACATTGGCGCTCGCGACGGCAATTCCAAGGAGTTCTACGGAGCGCGCGGCACCAAGTTCCTGATTTTTCCCGGATCCGCGCTGGCGAAGAAGCCGCCGGAATTTGTCATGGCCGCGGAGCTCGTGGAAACCTCCCGGCTGTGGGCGCGCGACGTTGCCGCGATCGATCCGGCGTGGGTGGAAAAGCTCGCGGCCGGGCTGCTCAAGCACAACTACTCGGACCCAGTATGGTCCACAAAGCGCGGCGCCGCGATGGCCACGCAGCGCTCCACGCTGTACGGGGTGACCGTGGTGGCAGACCGCCAGGTCCCCTACCACCGCGTGGATCCCGTGTTGGCTCGTGACATGTTCATCCGCCACGCCCTGATTGGCGGCGAGTGGACGACCCACCACAAGTTCTTCCACAACAACGTGCGCAAGCTAGAGGAAGCCGCGGAGATTGAGGACAAAATCCGGCGCCGTGGCGTCATCGTGGATGAGGACGCCCTGTTTGACTTCTACGACCAGCGACTGCCTGACAGCGTCACGACCTCGCGCAACTTCGACCGGTGGTGGAAGAAAAAACACCGCGACGCACCAGACTTCCTCGACTTCGACCCCGCCGCCCTGGTGGAGGATTCCTCTGCCACCGAAGCCGGCGAGGCCTTCCCCGACGCGGTGACTCGCGGTTCAATGCGCTACGAGCTGCAGTATGCGTTTTCCCCTGGCGACCCACACGACGGTGTTACGGTCCTCATCCCACTGCCGATGTTGGCTGGCTTTGATGAGGAAGGCTGGGATTGGCTCGTACCGGGTCTGCGCGAAGAACTGGTCACTGAACTGATCCGCACTTTGCCCAAACACTTGCGCCGTTCCCTGGTACCGGCGCCACAGTTTGCGCAGGCGGCTTTGCCCAAGCTGATTCCCTATTCTGGTTCCATCACGCAGCAGCTTGCTGACGTCCTGCGTTCGCTCGGCGGCAGCGGCGTCAATGCCTCAGATTTTGATCTGGCAAAACTGCCTCCCCATCTCCGCATGAATTTCGCGGCTATCAATAAAAAGGGCAAGATCGTCGACGCCGACCGCGACATCGCTCAGCTACGAGCGCGCCAGGCCGGGTCGATCTCGTCCTCGGTGTCCAAAGCCGTGCGCCGCTCCAGCGGCGCCACCACCACTGCGACTGCCACCGAATGGACGCAGGACACGCTTGGCTCCGTCGAGGAGACTGTCACAACCAAGGTGGATGGCCACGCCATCACCGCCTATCCCGGCCTCGAAGTGACGCCGCAAGGAATCGCAAAACGGATCTTCCCGACCAAGGCGGCCGCTGACGCCTCTTTGTTTAGCGCTAACCTCACCTTGCTGCTCAAGGACACATCTGTCTCCGCAAAACAGATGACCAATGGCTTGCCCCTGCAGCAGCGCGTCGCGGTGGACCATTATCCGCACGGCGGGGCTGCCGGGTTAGTCACTGATGCCAAGGTGGCCGCCATCCGCGATGAGATGGTCGGCGCAGGCGGGCCGGCCCGCAGCCCGGAGGACTTCGAACTCCTCAAAGCGAAGGTCAAGCCCACAGTCCCAACCCAGGTACGCAACACGGTGGTGACTTTGGCACCTGCCCTCGTCACCTACGCCAACTTGCACAAAGAGCTGGCCTCATGGGAAGGGCCAGCCATTGAGGACATGCAGCGCCAACTAGAGTTCCTGCTGCCTAAGAACGCTGTCACTGTCCACGGTGTACGACACCTCAAGCATCTTCCGCGCTATCTGCAGGCGATGGAGATCCGCCTTCAGGAGATGAACCACGACCCGGATAAGGACGCGGACCGCCAGGACATGGTGGGCGAAGCCTACGCGCTCCTCAACAACCGCCTGCGCCAACTGCCCGCCGGGGCGGAGCAGTCACGTGAGGTCAAAGACATTAGATGGATGATAGAGGAATTGCGCGTCAGCCTCTTCGCACAACGGCTGGGCACAGCACACCCGGTGTCCCTGCGACGCATCGACAAGGCCGTAGCGAAGCTGGGCCGTTAG
- the lexA gene encoding transcriptional repressor LexA, with protein sequence MTPPTQPREGKPDVKSLSARQRRILEVIRDAVVLRGYPPSIREIGDAAGLQSTSSVAYQLKQLEEKGFLRRDPNKPRAVDVRDFNPDEGARRKPGPQSKREIEAAMPEEASSATLIPVVGRIAAGSPITAEENVDSYYPLPAEIVGDGELFMLQVVGESMRDAGILDGDWVIVRSQPVAEEGEFVAALLEGSEATVKEFHKDSSGVWLLPHNEAFAPIKGDEAEIMGKVVSVMRKL encoded by the coding sequence ATGACCCCACCTACTCAACCGCGCGAAGGCAAGCCTGACGTCAAGTCACTGTCCGCGCGCCAGCGCCGAATCCTTGAAGTCATCCGAGACGCCGTGGTGTTACGCGGCTATCCGCCGAGCATCCGCGAGATCGGCGACGCCGCCGGCCTGCAGTCCACCTCATCAGTGGCGTACCAGCTCAAGCAGCTGGAGGAAAAGGGCTTCCTGCGCCGAGATCCCAATAAGCCCCGCGCCGTGGATGTGCGCGATTTCAATCCAGACGAGGGCGCACGCCGCAAGCCCGGACCGCAGAGCAAGCGAGAAATAGAAGCTGCGATGCCTGAGGAAGCAAGCTCGGCAACGCTCATTCCGGTGGTGGGCCGCATTGCCGCGGGCTCCCCCATCACGGCCGAGGAAAACGTCGACTCTTACTACCCGCTCCCCGCGGAAATTGTGGGCGACGGGGAGCTGTTCATGCTGCAGGTCGTCGGCGAATCGATGCGAGATGCCGGCATCCTTGACGGCGACTGGGTTATCGTGCGCTCCCAACCGGTGGCCGAAGAAGGCGAGTTCGTGGCCGCCCTGCTGGAGGGCTCCGAAGCTACCGTAAAGGAATTCCACAAGGACTCCTCCGGGGTATGGCTGCTTCCACACAACGAGGCCTTTGCCCCCATCAAGGGCGACGAAGCCGAAATCATGGGCAAGGTTGTTTCGGTAATGCGCAAGCTTTAG
- a CDS encoding 1-phosphofructokinase family hexose kinase: MILTFTPNPSVDVTLRLPSPLLPGEVNRAVEVQRVAGGKGVNVTHAIHKAGNASLALVPARQDDSFVALMNQARIPYEIVPMDNIIRINTTITDPSGETTKVNGPGSPLKDSLLLRLEATLCVLAHDASWVVLAGSLPADVPTDWYVTIMKALREELPGVKIALDTSDAPLQAVAQHLDDVAPNVMKPNTEELAQLTGLHREELEAAASRKDFAPLAEAARKVIARGVEELLITLGGDGALLVTADAAWWASTPDVTVQSTVGAGDASLAGYIMARRFEEPHQEALQQAVGYGSAAASLPGTTFPAAHEVVYDGITLQQLDM; encoded by the coding sequence ATGATCTTAACCTTTACCCCGAACCCCAGCGTTGACGTCACACTGCGTCTGCCCTCCCCGTTGTTGCCGGGTGAGGTCAATCGCGCCGTCGAGGTACAGCGCGTCGCAGGTGGCAAGGGAGTGAATGTCACCCATGCCATCCATAAGGCGGGCAATGCGTCACTCGCGCTTGTACCCGCACGCCAGGATGATTCCTTTGTGGCTTTGATGAACCAGGCACGCATTCCTTACGAAATTGTGCCGATGGACAACATCATTCGGATCAACACCACCATCACCGATCCTTCCGGGGAAACGACCAAGGTCAATGGCCCAGGTTCACCGCTCAAGGATTCGCTACTGCTTCGTCTTGAGGCAACACTGTGCGTGTTGGCCCACGACGCGTCCTGGGTGGTGTTGGCGGGTTCCCTTCCTGCCGATGTCCCAACTGACTGGTACGTCACCATCATGAAGGCGCTGCGGGAAGAACTACCGGGAGTCAAGATTGCGCTCGATACTTCCGACGCCCCGTTGCAGGCGGTGGCTCAGCACTTGGACGACGTAGCCCCCAACGTCATGAAACCAAATACCGAAGAACTCGCGCAGCTGACCGGACTACACCGAGAAGAGCTGGAGGCAGCGGCGTCACGAAAGGATTTTGCCCCTCTCGCTGAAGCCGCACGGAAAGTCATTGCCCGCGGCGTGGAGGAACTGCTCATCACTTTAGGAGGAGACGGCGCGCTGTTGGTGACAGCGGACGCAGCGTGGTGGGCCTCCACCCCGGACGTGACCGTGCAATCCACCGTAGGCGCTGGCGATGCTTCGCTAGCGGGATACATCATGGCGCGACGTTTTGAAGAGCCCCACCAAGAAGCGCTGCAACAAGCGGTGGGCTACGGCTCCGCCGCCGCCTCCCTCCCGGGCACGACGTTCCCCGCAGCACACGAAGTTGTCTACGACGGCATCACTCTCCAACAACTCGATATGTAG
- the ptsP gene encoding phosphoenolpyruvate--protein phosphotransferase, whose product MSITGTQEILGTGVVAGYAFADAVWVRPRPELPQAGGVIAEELREAEYERFTAAAQEVADRLKRRAAGAEGDAAQVLEATAKMATDRGWLKQAKKNINSGHPADFAAVRATEKFVAMFEAAGGLMAERTTDLKDVRDRVIAELNGTPEPGLPQVDGTAVLLADDLAPADTATLDKDHIVALVTVLGGPTSHTAIIARQLDIPCVVAAGLELEELQAGTPLFVDGATGQIVVGADEAAAEAKVAEYRETSARIAQWRGPAQTKDGHRVQLLANVADGKAARTAAESQAEGIGLYRTEMSFLSASQEPTVEEQAAVYSEVFDAFPESKVVIRTLDAGSDKPISYATLEEEDNPALGVRGLRIARDNEELLARQLDAIAAAAQKRGADAQTWVMAPMVATAHEAQWFAGLCRERGLTAGAMVEVPAVALMAEKILPHLDFVSIGTNDLTQYTMAADRLSPHLAYLTDPWQPAVLRLIQRTCEVAREHNVPVGVCGEAAADPQLAAVLTGLGVNSLSAASSAVAAAGAQLSELTLEQCQEAARVACDAAGAVEGRTAVRELLANA is encoded by the coding sequence ATGAGCATTACAGGCACCCAAGAAATCCTCGGAACCGGCGTAGTGGCGGGTTATGCGTTTGCCGACGCCGTGTGGGTACGACCACGCCCTGAACTCCCGCAGGCTGGCGGTGTCATCGCAGAGGAACTCCGTGAGGCGGAGTACGAACGCTTTACTGCCGCGGCCCAGGAGGTCGCGGATCGGCTGAAACGGCGGGCCGCGGGTGCTGAAGGCGATGCCGCTCAGGTGCTGGAGGCGACTGCAAAGATGGCTACAGACCGCGGCTGGCTCAAGCAGGCGAAGAAGAATATCAATTCCGGACACCCTGCGGACTTTGCTGCGGTACGGGCGACGGAAAAGTTTGTCGCCATGTTCGAGGCCGCGGGCGGTCTGATGGCAGAACGCACCACCGACCTCAAGGACGTTCGCGACCGCGTCATTGCTGAGCTCAATGGCACCCCAGAACCCGGCCTGCCACAGGTGGACGGCACCGCGGTGTTGTTGGCGGATGACCTGGCGCCTGCCGATACGGCGACGTTGGACAAGGACCATATCGTGGCCTTGGTCACCGTTTTGGGTGGGCCTACCAGCCATACCGCTATCATCGCCCGCCAGCTAGACATTCCGTGCGTTGTAGCCGCCGGGTTGGAGCTTGAGGAACTGCAGGCAGGCACGCCCCTTTTCGTTGATGGTGCCACGGGGCAGATCGTGGTCGGGGCGGATGAGGCCGCCGCAGAAGCAAAGGTCGCCGAATACCGCGAGACGTCGGCACGCATCGCTCAGTGGCGTGGCCCTGCGCAGACAAAGGATGGGCACCGCGTCCAGTTGCTCGCAAACGTCGCCGATGGCAAGGCCGCGCGTACCGCCGCAGAATCACAGGCTGAGGGCATCGGCCTTTACCGCACAGAAATGTCCTTCCTGTCGGCATCGCAAGAGCCCACAGTGGAGGAGCAGGCCGCGGTATACTCCGAGGTATTTGATGCTTTCCCGGAATCCAAGGTGGTCATTCGCACGCTCGACGCGGGGTCTGACAAGCCGATTAGCTACGCGACCCTGGAGGAAGAAGATAACCCGGCACTCGGCGTGCGCGGACTTCGCATTGCTCGCGACAACGAGGAGCTGCTTGCTCGCCAGCTCGACGCGATCGCGGCCGCTGCACAGAAGCGGGGCGCAGACGCTCAGACATGGGTCATGGCTCCTATGGTGGCTACAGCCCATGAGGCACAGTGGTTCGCGGGCTTGTGTCGCGAGCGCGGACTAACTGCTGGTGCGATGGTGGAAGTGCCCGCCGTGGCGCTGATGGCGGAGAAGATCTTGCCACACCTTGACTTCGTATCTATCGGCACTAATGACCTCACGCAGTACACCATGGCTGCGGACCGGTTGTCCCCGCACCTGGCTTACCTCACTGACCCGTGGCAGCCCGCGGTCCTTCGACTCATCCAGCGGACCTGTGAGGTAGCCCGTGAACACAATGTGCCTGTGGGCGTGTGCGGTGAGGCCGCGGCCGATCCGCAGCTCGCGGCTGTGCTCACCGGACTGGGGGTAAACTCTTTGTCCGCTGCCTCGTCCGCCGTAGCGGCGGCGGGTGCGCAGCTTTCTGAGCTTACACTTGAGCAGTGCCAAGAAGCCGCACGCGTCGCCTGCGACGCTGCTGGCGCCGTGGAAGGCCGAACTGCTGTTCGCGAACTGCTCGCGAACGCTTAA
- a CDS encoding PTS fructose transporter subunit IIABC — MTHPVITPELVALDVDFGATIPDVINNLAHTVATAGRTDDPAALAQAAIDREEKAGTGVPSGVAIPHARTAAVEAPTLAFARLSRGVDFSGPDGDAKLVFLIAAPEGGGKEHLKILSKLARALVRKDFLEQLRTADTPEDAVSAINEVLTTTKKKSATTPTGAAAATAATATTAANSHEGANAEGGAPESSGGGPVRIVAITACPTGIAHTYMAADALTQTAEGRSDVQLLVETQGSSSNTPLEARDIAAADAVIFATDVGVRDRHRFAGKPVIESGVKRAINEPGVMIDEAIAAASNPNARKVAAASGDEPSASAAAAGGTSAKGGLSWGKKIQQAIMTGVSYMVPFVAAGGLLLALGFLFGGYDMADGWQAIATEYSLNNLPGNTIVVDGAEMTFKRSGLLLYVGAVLFAIGQQAMSFIVAALSGYIAYALADRPGIAPGFVGGAISVLLGAGFIGGLITGLLAGLIAAWIGSWKVPNWLRSLMPVVVIPLLTSLVVGLLMFFLLGRPLAGIMEGLQNWLSSMSGSSAVLLGIILGLMMCFDLGGPVNKAAYLFATAGLSTGDEASMMIMAAVMAAGMVPPIALSLATMVRANLFTPAERENGKSAWLLGLSFVSEGAIPFAAADPLRVIPSMMAGGAVTGAVSMGLGVGSRAPHGGIFVLFAIDPLWGFILALLAGTAVSLLCVLALKKFWPQPAVAPVTEPAEVA; from the coding sequence ATGACTCATCCAGTCATCACCCCAGAATTGGTAGCCCTTGACGTCGACTTTGGCGCAACCATCCCCGACGTCATCAATAATCTGGCCCACACAGTCGCGACAGCTGGTCGCACCGACGATCCCGCCGCGCTCGCTCAAGCCGCAATTGACCGCGAAGAGAAGGCCGGCACAGGAGTGCCAAGCGGCGTAGCCATCCCGCACGCTCGTACTGCAGCGGTAGAGGCTCCTACCCTCGCGTTCGCCCGATTGTCTCGCGGCGTCGATTTCTCTGGGCCCGACGGTGATGCGAAGCTCGTATTCCTCATCGCTGCCCCGGAAGGTGGCGGCAAGGAACACCTCAAGATTTTGTCGAAACTCGCGCGCGCTTTGGTGCGCAAGGACTTCCTCGAGCAACTGCGTACCGCTGACACACCCGAGGATGCAGTGTCCGCCATCAACGAGGTACTCACCACCACCAAGAAGAAGTCCGCCACCACCCCCACTGGCGCTGCCGCCGCAACAGCCGCAACGGCTACAACGGCTGCAAACAGCCACGAGGGCGCGAACGCGGAAGGCGGCGCCCCGGAGAGTTCGGGAGGAGGCCCCGTCCGCATCGTGGCCATCACTGCTTGCCCCACAGGCATCGCGCATACCTATATGGCCGCCGACGCCCTGACCCAGACCGCCGAGGGCCGTTCCGACGTCCAACTGCTGGTCGAAACCCAAGGGTCGTCGTCGAACACTCCCCTTGAGGCTCGTGACATTGCTGCTGCCGACGCCGTCATCTTTGCCACCGACGTCGGAGTCCGCGACCGGCACCGTTTTGCTGGCAAGCCAGTCATCGAGTCCGGAGTCAAGCGCGCTATCAACGAACCCGGCGTCATGATCGACGAGGCCATCGCCGCCGCATCAAATCCCAACGCTCGCAAGGTCGCCGCGGCTAGCGGTGACGAGCCCTCCGCCTCCGCGGCCGCTGCAGGTGGCACCAGCGCCAAGGGCGGGCTGAGCTGGGGCAAGAAGATTCAACAGGCCATCATGACCGGTGTCTCTTACATGGTGCCGTTTGTCGCAGCCGGCGGTCTGTTGCTGGCCCTGGGATTCTTGTTCGGCGGCTACGACATGGCCGACGGCTGGCAGGCCATCGCCACTGAGTACTCACTCAACAACCTCCCGGGCAACACCATCGTGGTCGACGGAGCGGAGATGACCTTCAAACGCTCGGGCTTGCTCTTATACGTAGGCGCAGTGTTGTTCGCCATCGGCCAGCAGGCGATGAGCTTTATCGTGGCCGCACTGTCTGGCTATATCGCCTACGCTCTGGCTGACCGCCCGGGCATCGCACCGGGCTTCGTTGGTGGCGCTATCTCCGTTCTGCTGGGCGCGGGCTTTATCGGCGGCCTCATTACCGGCCTTCTCGCGGGCCTCATCGCTGCCTGGATTGGTAGCTGGAAGGTCCCCAACTGGCTGCGCTCCCTCATGCCGGTGGTGGTGATCCCACTGCTCACCTCGCTCGTGGTGGGTCTGCTGATGTTCTTCCTGCTGGGCCGCCCGCTCGCCGGGATCATGGAAGGGCTGCAAAACTGGCTGAGCTCCATGAGCGGTTCCTCCGCTGTGCTGCTTGGAATCATCTTGGGCCTCATGATGTGCTTCGACCTTGGCGGTCCCGTGAACAAGGCAGCGTACCTGTTTGCCACCGCAGGGCTGTCCACTGGCGACGAAGCTTCCATGATGATCATGGCCGCCGTCATGGCCGCCGGTATGGTCCCGCCTATTGCATTGTCACTGGCCACCATGGTTCGCGCGAACCTGTTTACCCCGGCTGAACGGGAGAACGGCAAGTCCGCGTGGCTGCTCGGTCTCTCCTTCGTTTCTGAGGGCGCCATCCCATTCGCCGCGGCCGACCCACTCCGCGTGATCCCGTCAATGATGGCTGGCGGCGCCGTTACCGGCGCGGTGTCGATGGGCCTTGGAGTTGGTTCGCGTGCACCACATGGCGGCATCTTCGTGCTCTTCGCCATCGACCCCCTGTGGGGCTTCATCCTTGCATTGCTCGCTGGTACCGCGGTGTCTTTGCTGTGCGTGCTGGCACTGAAGAAGTTCTGGCCACAACCCGCGGTAGCCCCCGTCACCGAACCGGCTGAAGTCGCGTAA